A section of the Oncorhynchus nerka isolate Pitt River linkage group LG3, Oner_Uvic_2.0, whole genome shotgun sequence genome encodes:
- the LOC115103842 gene encoding GA-binding protein subunit beta-1-like isoform X1, translating into MSLVDLGKRLLEAARAGLDDDVRTLMVNGAPFTTDWLGTSPLHLAAQYGHHSTAEVLLRAGVSRDARTKVDRTPLHMAATEGHSNIVELLVSSGADINAKDMLKMTALHWAAQHGHREVAELLLKYGADVHSLSKFDKTPFDIAMDTSNTELMILLQDGMQNQVNMNPEPQFIISSAGVVNLSDLVNTTAKSGMGNWSTGNRESVSTTSVLATLAALAEASGPMGKNAGKSEDAIAADSVDSAIQHVVGDGGQRVITIVTDQHGNLQPAGLGQQFFVTMQGQQMVAVPAGQITEEVVEQEPYPSPARKRRIEPAAILTRPKDKKAKSGDSSREQLQKQLQEANRKAQEYRTQLLQKEQEAEQYRLRLEEAIEQQQSNNTSNATGSTCTGVQEAEEEVVQMEKQHETEERVMEEDKVEGEEDVPFPEDTILVKVEEELDSGEGEQITVDDTEETEKASTNVTTTPKRGRGRGRGRGRRR; encoded by the exons CTGGGTAAGCGGCTGCTGGAGGCTGCACGGGCAGGGCTGGATGATGATGTCAGGACCCTCATGGTCAATGGAGCTCCCTTCACCACTGATTGG CTGGGGACATCCCCGCTCCATCTAGCGGCTCAGTACGGACACCACTCCACGGCTGAGGTGCTTCTCCGAGCAGGCGTTAGCAGGGATGCCCGGACCAAAGTGGACAGGACCCCACTCCACATGGCCGCCACAGAGGGCCACTCTAATATAGTGGAGCTGCTAGTCAGT AGCGGAGCGGACATCAACGCTAAGGATATGCTGAAGATGACAGCCCTGCATTGGGCGGCCCAGCACGGTCACAGAGAGGTGGCAGAGCTGCTGCTCAAATATGGAGCAGACGTCCACTCCCTCAGCAAGTTTGACAAGACGCCCTTTGACATCGCCATGGATACCAGCAACACTGAGCTCATGATACTGTTACAG GATGGCATGCAGAACCAAGTGAACATGAACCCCGAGCCCCAGTTCATCATCTCCTCTGCTGGGGTCGTGAACCTCTCTGACCTCGTCAACACCACCGCCAAGTCAGGTATGGGCAACTGGAGCACAGGTAACA GAGAATCTGTCTCTACCACCTCAGTCCTGGCAACACTGGCAGCCCTGGCAGAGGCCTCAGGTCCCATGGGTAAAAATGCAG GCAAATCTGAGGATGCAATCGCTGCAGATTCTGTGGATTCGGCCATTCAGCATGTAGTGGGCGATGGAGGTCAGAGGGTCATCACCATAGTGACGGACCAACACGGCAACTTGCAGCCAGCGGGACTTGGGCAGCAGTTCTTTGTCACTATGCAGGGGCAGCAAA TGGTGGCAGTCCCGGCTGGTCAGATCACAGAGGAGGTGGTGGAACAGGAGCCTTATCCCTCTCCTGCACGCAAGAGGAGAATAGAGCCTGCAGCCATCCTAACCAGACCCAAAGACAAG AAAGCGAAGTCGGGGGACAGCAGTCGGGAGCAGCTCCAGAAGCAGTTGCAGGAGGCCAACCGGAAGGCCCAGGAGTACCGCACACAGCTCCTACAGAAGGAGCAGGAGGCTGAGCAGTACCGCCTCCGACTAGAGGAGGCCATAGAGCAACAACAGAGCAACAATACCAGCAATGCTACTGGTTCTACCTGCACAGGTGTCCAGGAGGCAGAAGAGGAGGTGGTCCAAATGGAAAAACAACACGAGACCGAGGAGAGAGTTATGGAGGAGGACAAAGTGGAAGGGGAGGAGGACGTCCCATTTCCGGAAGACACCATTCTGGTAAAAGTGGAGGAGGAGCTGGATTCAGGGGAGGGAGAACAGATAACAGTGGATGATACGGAGGAAACGGAGAAGGCTTCAACTAATGTCACAACGACCCCCAaacgggggagagggaggggacgaGGACGTGGAAGGAGGCGGTAG
- the LOC115103842 gene encoding GA-binding protein subunit beta-1-like isoform X2, translating to MSLVDLGKRLLEAARAGLDDDVRTLMVNGAPFTTDWLGTSPLHLAAQYGHHSTAEVLLRAGVSRDARTKVDRTPLHMAATEGHSNIVELLVSSGADINAKDMLKMTALHWAAQHGHREVAELLLKYGADVHSLSKFDKTPFDIAMDTSNTELMILLQDGMQNQVNMNPEPQFIISSAGVVNLSDLVNTTAKSGESVSTTSVLATLAALAEASGPMGKNAGKSEDAIAADSVDSAIQHVVGDGGQRVITIVTDQHGNLQPAGLGQQFFVTMQGQQMVAVPAGQITEEVVEQEPYPSPARKRRIEPAAILTRPKDKKAKSGDSSREQLQKQLQEANRKAQEYRTQLLQKEQEAEQYRLRLEEAIEQQQSNNTSNATGSTCTGVQEAEEEVVQMEKQHETEERVMEEDKVEGEEDVPFPEDTILVKVEEELDSGEGEQITVDDTEETEKASTNVTTTPKRGRGRGRGRGRRR from the exons CTGGGTAAGCGGCTGCTGGAGGCTGCACGGGCAGGGCTGGATGATGATGTCAGGACCCTCATGGTCAATGGAGCTCCCTTCACCACTGATTGG CTGGGGACATCCCCGCTCCATCTAGCGGCTCAGTACGGACACCACTCCACGGCTGAGGTGCTTCTCCGAGCAGGCGTTAGCAGGGATGCCCGGACCAAAGTGGACAGGACCCCACTCCACATGGCCGCCACAGAGGGCCACTCTAATATAGTGGAGCTGCTAGTCAGT AGCGGAGCGGACATCAACGCTAAGGATATGCTGAAGATGACAGCCCTGCATTGGGCGGCCCAGCACGGTCACAGAGAGGTGGCAGAGCTGCTGCTCAAATATGGAGCAGACGTCCACTCCCTCAGCAAGTTTGACAAGACGCCCTTTGACATCGCCATGGATACCAGCAACACTGAGCTCATGATACTGTTACAG GATGGCATGCAGAACCAAGTGAACATGAACCCCGAGCCCCAGTTCATCATCTCCTCTGCTGGGGTCGTGAACCTCTCTGACCTCGTCAACACCACCGCCAAGTCAG GAGAATCTGTCTCTACCACCTCAGTCCTGGCAACACTGGCAGCCCTGGCAGAGGCCTCAGGTCCCATGGGTAAAAATGCAG GCAAATCTGAGGATGCAATCGCTGCAGATTCTGTGGATTCGGCCATTCAGCATGTAGTGGGCGATGGAGGTCAGAGGGTCATCACCATAGTGACGGACCAACACGGCAACTTGCAGCCAGCGGGACTTGGGCAGCAGTTCTTTGTCACTATGCAGGGGCAGCAAA TGGTGGCAGTCCCGGCTGGTCAGATCACAGAGGAGGTGGTGGAACAGGAGCCTTATCCCTCTCCTGCACGCAAGAGGAGAATAGAGCCTGCAGCCATCCTAACCAGACCCAAAGACAAG AAAGCGAAGTCGGGGGACAGCAGTCGGGAGCAGCTCCAGAAGCAGTTGCAGGAGGCCAACCGGAAGGCCCAGGAGTACCGCACACAGCTCCTACAGAAGGAGCAGGAGGCTGAGCAGTACCGCCTCCGACTAGAGGAGGCCATAGAGCAACAACAGAGCAACAATACCAGCAATGCTACTGGTTCTACCTGCACAGGTGTCCAGGAGGCAGAAGAGGAGGTGGTCCAAATGGAAAAACAACACGAGACCGAGGAGAGAGTTATGGAGGAGGACAAAGTGGAAGGGGAGGAGGACGTCCCATTTCCGGAAGACACCATTCTGGTAAAAGTGGAGGAGGAGCTGGATTCAGGGGAGGGAGAACAGATAACAGTGGATGATACGGAGGAAACGGAGAAGGCTTCAACTAATGTCACAACGACCCCCAaacgggggagagggaggggacgaGGACGTGGAAGGAGGCGGTAG